A region from the Gemmatimonas sp. genome encodes:
- a CDS encoding acyl-CoA carboxylase subunit beta translates to MSQSSTMRQKLERLAIARDASEQGGGAVRLAAQHAKGKLSARERLDVLLDEGTFVEIDRFVTSRSLADGEAPIYGDGVVAGHGRIEGRIVYVFSQDFTVFGGSLSEAHAAKICKIMDLAVRNGAPVIGLNDSGGARIQEGVVSLGGYADIFLRNTMASGVVPQISAILGPCAGGAVYSPAITDFIYMVRGTSYMFVTGPNVVKTVTHEDVTMEQLGGADTHAGTSGVAHFACDSELACLQQIRELFRFVPSNNVDDPPRGSGRDPRDRREESLLDVIPDNPNKPYDMHEVIGRIVDDGEFYEVQPDYAGNILIGFAHLGGYSVGIVANQPAVLAGVLDINASLKAARFVRFCDCFNIPLVTFEDVPGFLPGVTQEHGGIIKHGAKLLYAYCEATVPKLTVITRKAYGGAYDVMSSKHIRGDYNVAWPTAEIAVMGPKGAVEILYKKEIAEASDPQAAMDARVAEYTEKFANPYNAAARGYVDDVIDPRDTRPRLIDALDALRGKRDRNPPKKHGNLPL, encoded by the coding sequence ATGTCACAGTCTTCGACCATGCGCCAGAAGCTCGAGCGGTTGGCCATCGCCCGCGATGCCTCCGAACAGGGAGGCGGCGCCGTTCGCCTCGCCGCTCAACACGCCAAGGGTAAGCTCTCCGCCCGCGAGCGTCTCGATGTCCTGCTCGACGAGGGAACCTTCGTCGAGATCGACCGGTTCGTTACGTCCCGTTCGCTCGCCGACGGCGAGGCACCGATTTACGGTGACGGCGTCGTGGCCGGTCACGGGCGGATCGAAGGCCGGATCGTCTACGTCTTTTCGCAGGATTTCACGGTCTTCGGCGGCTCGCTGTCTGAAGCACACGCCGCGAAGATCTGCAAGATCATGGATCTCGCAGTGCGAAACGGCGCCCCGGTCATCGGTCTGAACGACTCGGGCGGCGCACGCATTCAGGAGGGTGTCGTGTCGCTCGGCGGATACGCCGACATCTTCTTGCGCAACACCATGGCGTCGGGCGTGGTGCCGCAGATCTCGGCCATCCTCGGACCGTGTGCGGGCGGTGCCGTGTATTCACCGGCAATCACCGACTTCATCTACATGGTGCGCGGCACGAGCTACATGTTCGTGACCGGACCAAATGTCGTGAAGACGGTGACGCACGAAGACGTCACGATGGAGCAACTCGGTGGCGCCGACACGCACGCGGGGACGAGCGGGGTTGCGCATTTCGCCTGCGATTCGGAGTTGGCTTGCCTGCAGCAGATTCGGGAGCTGTTCCGCTTCGTGCCGTCGAATAACGTGGACGATCCGCCACGTGGATCCGGACGCGATCCTCGCGATCGACGCGAAGAGTCGCTGCTCGACGTGATCCCGGACAATCCGAACAAACCGTACGACATGCACGAAGTCATTGGGCGCATCGTGGACGACGGCGAGTTCTATGAAGTGCAGCCGGACTACGCGGGTAACATCCTCATCGGCTTCGCGCATCTGGGCGGCTACAGCGTCGGGATCGTGGCGAACCAGCCGGCCGTGCTGGCCGGTGTGCTCGACATCAACGCGTCGCTGAAGGCGGCGCGTTTCGTCCGCTTCTGCGACTGTTTCAATATCCCGCTCGTGACGTTCGAAGACGTTCCCGGGTTCCTGCCTGGTGTAACGCAGGAGCACGGTGGCATCATCAAGCACGGCGCGAAGTTGCTGTACGCCTACTGCGAAGCGACCGTGCCCAAGCTCACGGTGATCACGCGCAAGGCATATGGTGGCGCCTACGACGTCATGAGTTCAAAGCACATTCGCGGCGATTACAACGTGGCCTGGCCCACGGCGGAAATTGCCGTGATGGGCCCCAAGGGCGCCGTGGAAATTCTCTACAAGAAGGAGATTGCCGAGGCGAGTGATCCGCAGGCGGCGATGGACGCGCGCGTGGCCGAGTACACGGAGAAGTTCGCGAACCCGTACAACGCGGCGGCACGCGGCTATGTGGACGATGTCATCGATCCGCGCGACACGCGTCCACGGCTGATCGACGCGCTTGATGCGCTGCGCGGCAAGCGCGATCGCAATCCGCCGAAGAAGCACGGAAACCTCCCCCTGTGA
- a CDS encoding energy transducer TonB, whose amino-acid sequence MPIISHPRIASMSLTLRRSLIPAIATLLFAGPFARTAAAQDDKVYPISELTNPPKLSSAVQAARLISESYPADLKSRGVGGMVELQFVVDSKGKVEAGSVEVVDATQTALGEAAKKVVARLDFQPGKLNGAAVKTKVVLPIIYKP is encoded by the coding sequence ATGCCCATCATCTCGCACCCGAGAATCGCTTCCATGTCGCTGACCCTTCGCCGCTCCCTGATCCCTGCTATTGCGACGCTCCTGTTCGCCGGTCCGTTCGCTCGTACCGCCGCGGCCCAGGACGACAAGGTGTATCCCATCTCCGAGCTGACCAATCCGCCGAAACTCTCGTCGGCGGTGCAGGCGGCCCGTTTGATCTCCGAGTCCTATCCGGCCGATCTCAAGAGCCGTGGTGTGGGCGGCATGGTCGAACTGCAGTTCGTCGTTGACAGCAAGGGCAAGGTTGAAGCGGGTAGCGTCGAAGTGGTCGACGCGACGCAGACCGCGCTGGGTGAAGCCGCGAAGAAGGTTGTCGCCAGGCTCGACTTTCAGCCTGGCAAATTGAATGGCGCAGCCGTGAAGACCAAGGTTGTGCTCCCGATCATCTACAAGCCGTAA
- a CDS encoding PEP-CTERM sorting domain-containing protein: MKKISMAVGAAIALAGVTAPAQAQITAVNGINACFSGQTAGSVAGCNSNSTSWTIPNDKFMFDRAPDIQGQGTSSQKGISFSGNTSNVFNLGWFRLDNGSDWTTTANQTAKLTFDLYLNNSASVGVSYNALTVNWLYQGNQDERYKFTGAGWSSAFTVGAEQFEFAVVGYDWPHPGSSSEYCSSYDAVPTAASANSNSGSYKDATSGAIGGKLCGQFRRVSSPNIQTVPEPSTYALMGAGLLGIFGFARRRNRNA; this comes from the coding sequence ATGAAAAAGATTTCGATGGCAGTCGGCGCAGCGATCGCGCTGGCGGGTGTTACGGCTCCGGCACAGGCGCAAATCACCGCGGTGAACGGCATCAACGCCTGTTTCTCCGGACAGACGGCCGGCAGCGTGGCCGGGTGTAATTCCAACTCGACGTCATGGACCATTCCCAACGACAAGTTCATGTTTGATCGCGCGCCCGACATTCAAGGACAGGGCACTTCAAGCCAAAAGGGAATCTCCTTTTCCGGAAACACGTCCAACGTGTTCAACCTCGGCTGGTTCCGCCTCGACAATGGATCGGACTGGACGACGACGGCAAATCAGACCGCGAAGCTTACCTTCGACCTTTACTTGAACAACAGCGCCAGTGTCGGCGTCTCGTACAACGCATTGACCGTGAATTGGCTGTATCAAGGGAATCAAGACGAGCGGTACAAGTTCACCGGAGCAGGTTGGTCAAGCGCCTTCACTGTCGGTGCTGAACAGTTCGAGTTCGCCGTCGTGGGTTACGATTGGCCGCACCCGGGTAGTTCGTCAGAGTATTGCTCGAGCTATGACGCGGTTCCGACTGCAGCGAGTGCAAACAGCAACTCCGGTTCCTACAAAGATGCGACCAGCGGTGCCATCGGCGGTAAGCTCTGTGGCCAGTTCCGTAGGGTCTCGTCCCCCAACATCCAGACCGTTCCCGAGCCGTCGACCTACGCCCTCATGGGCGCTGGCCTTCTCGGCATTTTCGGATTCGCACGTCGCCGCAACCGTAACGCGTAA
- a CDS encoding 30S ribosomal protein S1 produces the protein MSTELSPELAAELNAALNADMDELDAEPAHNKLTPREKRDLQKSQLRPLANRRPELYEEDEFTSDEYERMLELYNGTLASIEEGEIVKAHVLEIRENLVVLDIGFKSEGTIPLEEFKDMPDLKVGDEVEVLLEHLEDQEGSVVLSKKKADFMRVWERIRVAYESDMPVEGTLVKKIKGGVVVDLMGVDAFLPGSQIALRRVPNIDELLGHKYEFKIIKLNKRRRNIVVSRRVILEQERAGKREKLMKELSKDQVRKGVVKNITDFGAFIDLGGVDGLLHITDMSWGRISHPSEMVQIGMELEIKVLDIDWERERISLGLKQLQSYPWKDVAAKYPVGTRVNGKVVSITNYGAFIELEPGIEGLVHISEMSWTRNVRHPSKIVSIGEAIEAVVLKVDETEEKISLGMKQTEQDPWVILPLKYPVGTRINGKVRNLTSFGAFVEIEPGIDGLIHISDMSWTKRVQHPSEVVKKGDAVDVVILNIDSENKRISLGLKQAEEDPWLRIGETYPVGTELPGKVVRLMDKGVVVDLGNDIEGFVPVSQLNPEGTVTNPADFAWETMNLVMRVLEVDPIHRRIVLAVTSVPEEQPPKPAEPSKVHSSEDEIGL, from the coding sequence ATGAGCACTGAACTGAGCCCTGAGCTCGCCGCCGAGCTGAACGCCGCCCTCAACGCGGACATGGACGAACTCGACGCGGAGCCGGCGCACAATAAGCTCACGCCGCGCGAAAAGCGCGACTTGCAGAAGAGCCAGCTCCGCCCCCTCGCGAACCGTCGCCCGGAACTCTACGAAGAAGACGAGTTCACGTCCGACGAATACGAGCGGATGTTGGAGCTGTACAACGGCACGCTGGCGTCGATCGAAGAAGGTGAGATCGTCAAGGCGCACGTTCTTGAGATTCGCGAGAACCTGGTCGTCCTGGATATCGGCTTCAAGTCCGAAGGGACGATCCCGCTCGAAGAGTTCAAGGACATGCCCGACCTCAAGGTCGGCGACGAAGTCGAAGTGCTCCTCGAGCACCTCGAGGACCAGGAAGGATCTGTCGTCCTGTCCAAGAAGAAGGCCGACTTCATGCGCGTGTGGGAGCGCATCCGCGTGGCCTACGAGAGCGACATGCCGGTCGAAGGCACGCTCGTCAAGAAGATCAAGGGTGGCGTGGTCGTCGACCTCATGGGCGTCGATGCATTCCTTCCGGGTTCGCAGATCGCGCTCCGTCGCGTGCCGAACATCGACGAGCTGCTCGGGCACAAGTACGAGTTCAAGATCATCAAGCTCAACAAGCGTCGCCGCAACATCGTGGTGTCGCGTCGTGTGATCCTCGAGCAGGAACGCGCCGGCAAGCGCGAGAAGCTCATGAAGGAGCTCTCGAAGGATCAGGTGCGGAAGGGCGTCGTCAAGAACATCACGGACTTCGGTGCATTCATCGATCTCGGTGGCGTGGACGGCCTGTTGCACATCACGGACATGTCGTGGGGCCGTATCTCGCATCCGAGCGAGATGGTCCAGATCGGCATGGAGCTCGAGATCAAGGTCCTGGATATCGATTGGGAGCGCGAGCGCATCTCGCTCGGCCTCAAGCAGCTCCAGAGTTACCCGTGGAAGGACGTGGCGGCCAAGTACCCGGTCGGCACGCGCGTGAACGGCAAGGTCGTGTCGATCACGAACTACGGCGCGTTCATCGAGCTCGAGCCGGGCATTGAAGGCCTCGTCCATATCTCTGAAATGAGCTGGACGCGCAACGTTCGCCACCCGTCGAAGATCGTGTCGATCGGCGAAGCGATCGAGGCGGTGGTGCTCAAGGTCGACGAGACCGAAGAGAAGATTTCGCTGGGTATGAAGCAGACCGAGCAGGATCCGTGGGTTATCCTGCCGCTCAAGTACCCGGTCGGCACGCGTATCAACGGCAAGGTCCGCAACCTGACCTCGTTCGGCGCGTTCGTCGAAATCGAGCCGGGCATCGACGGCCTCATTCACATCTCCGATATGTCCTGGACCAAGCGCGTCCAGCATCCGTCGGAAGTCGTGAAGAAGGGCGACGCGGTGGACGTGGTGATCCTCAACATCGACAGCGAAAACAAGCGCATCTCGCTCGGCCTCAAGCAGGCCGAGGAAGATCCGTGGCTTCGCATCGGTGAGACGTATCCGGTCGGCACCGAGCTTCCGGGCAAGGTTGTCCGCCTGATGGACAAGGGCGTAGTCGTCGATCTCGGCAACGACATCGAAGGCTTCGTTCCGGTGAGCCAGCTCAACCCCGAAGGCACGGTCACGAACCCGGCCGACTTCGCGTGGGAAACGATGAACCTGGTGATGCGCGTGTTGGAGGTGGATCCCATCCACCGCCGTATCGTGCTGGCAGTGACGTCGGTCCCGGAAGAGCAGCCGCCCAAGCCGGCCGAGCCGAGCAAGGTGCATAGCTCCGAAGACGAGATCGGACTGTAA
- the aroA gene encoding 3-phosphoshikimate 1-carboxyvinyltransferase, protein MSTSRSPLAVRGIIRAPGDKSISHRSLIFAAMASGPTRIRDILASADVHATAGALRAMGADIPALSDDFVVQGRGVEALHSPESALDCGNSGTTTRLIAGLVAGLAGRVARFEGDASLSRRPMRRIAAPLTQMGARVDFEGASGHDGLPMRVHGMPLSAITFVNTHASAQVKGALMLAGLASGSGVTVQEPQRSRDHSERMLIARGVQLAVSDDGVMLPPGQTLTAVDVVVPSDPSSATFFAALAALADEGELRLENVCLNPTRTGAFDVLRRMGVRIDTEEARTIGGESIGTLVVFPALLRATSIGGAEIPRCIDELPMLACVAARAVGETRITDAGELRVKESDRIRAVVENLRRLGVDAEELPDGMRIVGSQASLSGHVVTHGDHRLAMAFGILGAIPGNRITIDDPGCVSVSYPTFWRDLAQAIGPATANADQAPSPPGGPRPLVIAIDGPAASGKSSTAQWVAQLLNVHHVDSGAFYRAVTLLALGTGVAPDQWTPEAVLAQAYRITWRLTERSVLPVVDGTVQDEAMRDAPVTRQVSRVAQMAAVRHWVNDQVRAAGAATDVVVDGRDIGTAVFPTAALKVFLVADPWERARRRLIQRLGRRPNDAEIAEETEALVARDALDAAQSAPARDAITIDTTTVTQEEQVERIVALAKATRDRLRGH, encoded by the coding sequence GTGAGCACGTCCCGCTCGCCATTGGCGGTACGCGGTATCATCCGCGCTCCGGGTGACAAGTCGATCAGCCATCGGTCGCTGATCTTCGCCGCCATGGCGAGCGGTCCCACCCGTATTCGCGACATCCTCGCGTCGGCCGACGTGCACGCTACGGCCGGCGCCTTGCGCGCCATGGGCGCAGACATTCCGGCACTCAGCGACGACTTTGTGGTGCAGGGACGTGGTGTCGAGGCGTTGCATTCGCCCGAGTCCGCACTCGACTGCGGCAACAGCGGTACCACGACCCGGTTGATCGCCGGACTCGTAGCCGGACTCGCCGGTCGTGTCGCGCGCTTCGAGGGCGACGCGAGCCTGAGTCGTCGCCCCATGCGCCGTATCGCCGCGCCGCTCACGCAGATGGGCGCGCGAGTCGACTTTGAAGGCGCGAGTGGACATGATGGGTTGCCGATGCGCGTGCATGGCATGCCGCTCTCGGCGATCACCTTTGTGAATACGCACGCCAGTGCGCAGGTGAAGGGGGCGCTGATGCTCGCCGGACTCGCCTCTGGGTCGGGCGTTACGGTGCAGGAGCCGCAGCGCTCGCGTGATCACTCGGAACGCATGCTGATCGCACGTGGTGTGCAGCTGGCCGTCTCCGACGACGGTGTAATGCTCCCACCGGGGCAGACACTCACGGCGGTCGATGTCGTGGTTCCCTCCGATCCGTCGTCGGCGACGTTTTTCGCCGCACTGGCCGCACTCGCCGACGAAGGGGAGCTGCGCCTCGAGAATGTGTGCCTCAATCCGACGCGCACCGGTGCCTTCGACGTGCTGCGGCGCATGGGCGTGCGGATCGACACCGAGGAGGCGCGGACGATCGGCGGCGAGTCGATCGGTACGCTCGTGGTGTTTCCGGCGTTGCTGCGGGCGACGTCGATCGGCGGTGCGGAAATTCCGCGGTGTATCGACGAGTTGCCGATGCTGGCCTGTGTCGCGGCGCGGGCCGTGGGCGAAACGCGCATCACCGATGCCGGCGAACTGCGCGTGAAGGAAAGTGATCGGATTCGCGCCGTGGTCGAGAACTTGCGCCGACTTGGCGTGGACGCCGAGGAGCTCCCCGACGGCATGCGCATCGTCGGGTCGCAGGCGTCATTGTCCGGACATGTGGTCACGCATGGCGATCACCGACTGGCCATGGCCTTCGGAATTCTGGGCGCGATCCCAGGAAATCGCATCACCATCGATGATCCCGGTTGTGTGTCGGTATCGTATCCGACGTTCTGGCGTGATCTTGCGCAGGCGATTGGCCCGGCCACCGCGAACGCCGACCAAGCGCCATCGCCCCCCGGCGGCCCGAGGCCGTTGGTCATCGCCATCGACGGGCCGGCGGCCAGCGGCAAGAGCTCCACGGCACAGTGGGTCGCGCAGCTCCTGAACGTGCATCACGTCGATTCCGGGGCGTTCTACCGTGCGGTCACGCTCTTGGCGCTCGGCACCGGCGTGGCCCCGGACCAGTGGACGCCGGAGGCCGTACTGGCGCAGGCATACCGGATTACCTGGCGCCTGACGGAACGGTCGGTGCTGCCGGTGGTCGACGGCACCGTGCAGGACGAGGCCATGCGTGACGCGCCGGTCACCCGGCAGGTGTCACGCGTGGCGCAGATGGCGGCGGTTCGACACTGGGTCAACGATCAGGTTCGGGCGGCTGGCGCGGCCACCGATGTCGTGGTCGATGGTCGGGATATCGGCACGGCGGTGTTTCCGACGGCGGCGCTCAAGGTGTTTCTGGTCGCCGATCCTTGGGAGCGCGCGCGACGCCGGCTCATTCAGCGGCTCGGCCGCCGACCGAATGACGCCGAGATCGCTGAGGAGACCGAGGCGCTCGTGGCCCGGGACGCCCTCGACGCGGCTCAGAGCGCCCCGGCGCGGGATGCCATCACGATCGACACCACGACCGTGACGCAGGAAGAGCAGGTAGAGCGAATTGTGGCGCTCGCCAAGGCCACCCGGGACCGGCTGCGCGGGCACTGA
- a CDS encoding 2,3,4,5-tetrahydropyridine-2,6-dicarboxylate N-succinyltransferase gives MAFSLTDLESRFNDPHLLDGGAALPSDAQTLFDHALALMERGEIRAARRDADGTWHAVPWVKRAILLGFRIGRVIEMPGQAPFHFLDKHTYPTREFRVENQVRIVPGGSTVRRGAYLAPNVVCMPPMYINVGAYVGRGTMVDSHALVGSCAQIGERVHLSAAAQIGGVLEPINASPVVIEDDVIVGGNCGVYEGTVVRAKAVLGAGVILTRGTPVYDLVKETVHRATADQPLIIPEGAVVVPGARRVSSAFGEAQGLSLQTPVIVKYRDDKTDAATALEAWLR, from the coding sequence ATGGCCTTCTCGCTGACCGATCTCGAATCGCGCTTCAACGATCCGCACCTGCTCGATGGCGGCGCGGCACTACCGTCCGACGCGCAGACGCTGTTCGATCACGCATTGGCGCTGATGGAGCGCGGTGAGATTCGAGCGGCGCGGCGCGACGCAGACGGGACATGGCACGCGGTGCCGTGGGTGAAGCGCGCCATCCTCCTCGGCTTCCGCATCGGTCGTGTGATCGAGATGCCAGGGCAGGCGCCGTTCCACTTCCTCGACAAGCACACGTATCCCACGCGTGAGTTCCGCGTCGAGAATCAGGTGCGCATCGTGCCCGGTGGTTCCACGGTGCGGCGTGGTGCGTACCTCGCGCCGAACGTCGTCTGCATGCCGCCGATGTACATCAACGTCGGTGCATATGTCGGTCGCGGCACGATGGTCGATTCGCACGCCCTGGTTGGATCATGCGCGCAGATCGGCGAGCGGGTGCACCTGAGTGCGGCGGCGCAGATCGGCGGCGTGCTGGAGCCGATCAACGCGTCCCCCGTCGTCATCGAGGACGATGTGATCGTCGGCGGAAACTGCGGGGTGTACGAAGGCACCGTGGTGCGGGCGAAAGCTGTGCTGGGCGCCGGCGTGATTCTCACGCGCGGCACGCCGGTGTACGACCTCGTGAAAGAAACAGTGCACCGCGCCACCGCCGACCAGCCGTTGATCATTCCCGAAGGCGCGGTGGTCGTGCCCGGTGCGCGTCGCGTCAGCTCGGCGTTCGGCGAGGCGCAGGGGCTGTCGCTGCAGACGCCCGTGATCGTGAAGTACCGCGACGACAAGACCGACGCCGCGACCGCGCTCGAGGCGTGGTTGCGGTGA
- the dapA gene encoding 4-hydroxy-tetrahydrodipicolinate synthase, with amino-acid sequence MAQRLFGCGTALVTPFLADGSIDEVSLRAFVEWQVTEGVHMVIPCGSTGEAVTLAPAEHRRVVEITVEQVNGRVPVIAGAGSNDTQRAIATSLEMKSIGATHLLHVTPMYNRPPQRAMLAHFRAIADACDLPIVIYNVPGRTAINLEASSCLELAADPRFVAVKEASGNLAQITQILRERPEHFAVLSGDDGLTLSVMAHGGDGVISVISNVVPAVMSALCEAMARGDLADARRLDAVLAPVTHAAFIESNPIPAKAMLAMMGRMRNQLRLPLVPLLATHHPLLRAALVQAGALAA; translated from the coding sequence ATGGCGCAGCGGCTCTTCGGGTGCGGTACCGCACTCGTCACGCCATTCCTGGCGGATGGTTCCATCGACGAAGTGTCCCTCCGGGCATTTGTCGAGTGGCAGGTCACGGAAGGGGTGCACATGGTGATACCGTGCGGCTCGACGGGGGAGGCGGTCACGCTCGCGCCGGCGGAGCATCGTCGCGTGGTCGAGATCACCGTGGAGCAAGTGAACGGGCGCGTGCCGGTGATTGCCGGCGCCGGCTCGAACGATACGCAGCGCGCGATCGCGACGTCGCTCGAGATGAAATCGATCGGTGCCACGCACCTGTTGCATGTCACGCCGATGTACAACAGGCCGCCGCAGCGTGCGATGCTCGCGCACTTCCGCGCCATCGCCGACGCGTGCGACCTGCCGATCGTGATCTACAACGTGCCCGGTCGCACGGCGATCAATCTCGAGGCCAGCAGCTGTCTGGAACTCGCGGCAGATCCGCGCTTCGTCGCCGTGAAGGAAGCATCGGGCAACCTTGCGCAGATCACGCAGATCCTTCGTGAACGACCCGAGCATTTCGCCGTGCTGTCCGGCGACGACGGGCTCACGCTCAGTGTCATGGCGCATGGAGGCGACGGCGTCATCTCGGTGATTTCCAATGTTGTTCCGGCCGTGATGTCGGCTCTCTGCGAGGCAATGGCGCGTGGCGATCTGGCGGACGCTCGGCGTCTCGATGCCGTGCTGGCGCCGGTCACGCATGCCGCCTTTATCGAGTCGAATCCCATTCCGGCAAAGGCGATGCTCGCGATGATGGGACGTATGCGGAACCAGCTGCGCCTGCCGCTGGTTCCGCTGCTCGCGACACACCACCCACTGCTTCGCGCGGCGCTCGTGCAGGCCGGCGCCCTCGCGGCGTAA
- a CDS encoding dihydrodipicolinate reductase C-terminal domain-containing protein, whose product MSIPSTVGAPTVGLPVRVALIGMGRMGHALDALAPERGCTVVARLDAAEMSNGITAADLHGAQVAIEFTTPESSVANAIVLLGVRCPVVIGTTGWSAQLPAVEAAAREAQCAALWSPNFSIGVQLFLAMAEDAAQRARQVSGFDAHVIETHHMAKLDAPSGTGIAIADRLREGLGREVPITSVRTGSVPGTHEIIFDAPFEQIRLVHEARDRRVFADGALTAARWLAGARAPGVYTMRDVLASSQAMS is encoded by the coding sequence ATGAGCATCCCATCCACAGTCGGCGCACCGACCGTCGGTCTGCCGGTGCGCGTGGCGCTGATCGGCATGGGACGCATGGGGCACGCGCTTGACGCGCTGGCTCCCGAGCGGGGCTGCACGGTCGTGGCTCGCCTTGATGCGGCTGAGATGTCGAACGGGATCACGGCCGCCGATCTGCACGGCGCGCAGGTCGCCATCGAGTTTACGACGCCGGAGTCGTCGGTAGCCAACGCCATCGTGCTGCTTGGTGTGCGGTGCCCTGTGGTCATCGGCACCACCGGATGGTCGGCGCAATTGCCGGCGGTCGAGGCCGCGGCGCGTGAGGCACAGTGTGCCGCCCTGTGGTCGCCAAACTTCAGCATCGGCGTGCAGCTGTTTCTCGCGATGGCGGAAGACGCGGCCCAACGCGCGCGACAGGTGTCTGGGTTCGACGCGCACGTGATCGAGACGCACCACATGGCGAAGCTCGATGCGCCCTCGGGAACCGGCATCGCCATCGCCGACCGTTTGCGCGAGGGGCTCGGGCGTGAGGTGCCGATCACCAGCGTCCGCACCGGCTCGGTGCCGGGCACGCACGAGATCATCTTCGATGCTCCCTTCGAGCAGATTCGTCTCGTGCATGAGGCGCGCGATAGGCGCGTGTTCGCCGACGGCGCGCTTACGGCAGCCCGGTGGCTCGCGGGCGCGCGCGCGCCCGGGGTGTACACGATGCGTGACGTCCTGGCATCGAGCCAGGCGATGTCCTGA
- the lysC gene encoding lysine-sensitive aspartokinase 3 → MIVAKFGGTSVADAAAINRVVDVIVSKQSSGPVVVVSALGGATNVLLDVAHKAAGGELLGALQLVEQLRDRHLREVQALLGGAPEAVELALEISASFDELAHLAEAFRTLGYLTPRSLDTVAAIGELLSSQIVAAAFRQRGYPSVWIDARDVMKTNDFFTRAEPDVEAIALATQEHLLPLLQQGKIPVMGGFVGSAPGRVTTTLGRGGSDYTASLIGAAIDATAIEIWTDVDGMLTADPRVIPGAQLIERISFDEAAELAAFGAKVLHPATIAPAVQRGIPVFVFNSRKPEGKGTMIAFDAPRLPVRAIAGKRSTTLVKLRSSRMLLAPGFLRRVFEVFETHRTSVDVVTTSEVSVSVTLDDATNLGAILQDLAAFGDVAVERRSGIVAIVGAGIADGSRAIADALIALGPIPVYMASLSATGINFTLVIDDEQVVPAMQRLHAAFFERSS, encoded by the coding sequence GTGATCGTCGCCAAGTTCGGCGGCACCTCGGTGGCCGATGCCGCCGCGATCAACCGCGTGGTCGACGTCATCGTCAGCAAGCAGTCCAGCGGTCCAGTGGTGGTGGTCTCGGCGCTGGGTGGCGCCACCAACGTCCTGCTCGATGTCGCGCACAAGGCGGCGGGTGGTGAGTTGCTCGGCGCGCTGCAGCTGGTCGAACAGCTACGCGATCGCCATTTGCGCGAGGTACAGGCGCTGCTGGGCGGTGCGCCGGAAGCCGTCGAGTTGGCCCTCGAGATCAGCGCCAGCTTCGATGAGCTGGCGCATCTGGCGGAAGCCTTCCGGACGCTGGGTTATCTCACGCCGCGCTCACTCGATACGGTGGCGGCGATCGGCGAGCTGCTCTCGTCGCAGATCGTCGCCGCGGCATTCCGACAGCGTGGGTATCCGTCCGTCTGGATCGATGCGCGCGATGTGATGAAGACAAACGATTTTTTCACGCGCGCCGAGCCCGATGTCGAGGCCATCGCGCTCGCGACGCAGGAACATCTCCTCCCGCTCCTGCAGCAGGGAAAGATTCCTGTGATGGGCGGCTTTGTCGGGTCGGCACCCGGGCGCGTGACCACGACGCTGGGCCGCGGTGGGTCGGACTATACGGCGTCGCTGATCGGGGCGGCCATCGACGCGACGGCGATCGAGATCTGGACGGACGTGGACGGCATGTTGACGGCCGATCCGCGTGTCATTCCCGGTGCGCAGCTGATCGAGCGGATCAGCTTCGACGAGGCGGCGGAACTTGCCGCGTTCGGCGCGAAAGTGCTGCATCCCGCCACGATTGCGCCGGCGGTGCAGCGTGGTATCCCGGTGTTCGTGTTCAATTCGCGCAAGCCGGAAGGGAAGGGTACCATGATCGCATTCGACGCCCCCCGACTTCCTGTGCGTGCGATCGCGGGCAAGCGCAGCACGACGCTCGTGAAGCTTCGCTCCTCGCGCATGCTGCTGGCACCGGGCTTCCTGCGTCGTGTGTTCGAGGTGTTCGAAACGCATCGCACCTCCGTTGACGTGGTGACGACCTCAGAAGTGTCGGTGTCGGTGACGCTCGACGATGCCACGAATCTTGGCGCCATTCTGCAGGATCTCGCGGCGTTCGGCGACGTGGCGGTGGAACGTCGTAGCGGCATCGTGGCCATTGTCGGCGCCGGGATTGCCGACGGCAGCCGGGCGATCGCCGACGCGCTGATCGCCCTCGGACCGATTCCGGTGTACATGGCGTCGCTCAGTGCCACCGGTATCAACTTCACACTGGTGATCGACGACGAGCAGGTAGTGCCGGCCATGCAGCGACTGCACGCCGCATTCTTCGAGCGGTCGTCATGA